One window from the genome of Flavobacterium agricola encodes:
- a CDS encoding efflux RND transporter periplasmic adaptor subunit produces MIQKNIKSIFFVALAATAFSCSSKNENQTTEQKEYPVISIVQQDTIVSNQFVADIQAKKNVEINNRVPGFLEHIYVNEGQFVKKGQKLFKINDAELQMVLLKANATFQQAEADVRIAKVEVNQLQILFDKNVVADNELEMAKAKLAAAQARLAHADAARKAVLQKIGFTNIVSPFDGVIDRIPYKEGSVVAEGTLLTTISNLSEVYAYFSIPENLYFELMSNNKMGAHQKIELVLPNGAVYNHDGTLQTAEGEIDNTTGAIQYKVAFPNPDSFIKHGTSGRLIISDKQENAILIPQKSTFSIQDKTYVFVVDKENKVKMTPITIGATLSDAYIITDGIKPNDVVIYEGTQSLRDGDVIATRSIK; encoded by the coding sequence ATGATCCAAAAAAATATAAAAAGTATCTTTTTTGTAGCACTTGCTGCTACAGCATTTTCTTGTTCAAGCAAAAATGAAAACCAAACAACTGAACAGAAAGAATACCCTGTAATTTCAATAGTTCAACAAGATACTATTGTTAGCAATCAGTTCGTTGCTGATATTCAAGCTAAAAAAAACGTAGAAATTAACAACCGTGTTCCTGGTTTTTTAGAGCACATTTATGTTAATGAAGGACAATTTGTAAAAAAAGGGCAAAAGTTATTTAAAATTAACGATGCCGAGTTACAAATGGTTCTATTAAAAGCTAATGCAACCTTTCAACAAGCTGAAGCTGATGTTCGCATTGCCAAAGTTGAAGTGAATCAGTTACAAATCTTATTTGATAAAAATGTTGTAGCTGACAATGAATTAGAAATGGCAAAAGCAAAACTAGCAGCTGCACAGGCAAGGTTAGCACATGCTGATGCGGCACGTAAAGCTGTTTTACAAAAAATTGGTTTCACTAATATTGTTTCTCCTTTTGACGGAGTAATTGACCGTATTCCTTACAAAGAAGGAAGTGTAGTAGCAGAAGGAACTTTGTTAACTACAATTTCTAACTTAAGTGAAGTTTACGCATATTTTTCAATTCCAGAAAACTTATATTTCGAATTGATGTCGAATAACAAAATGGGTGCACATCAAAAAATTGAACTTGTTTTACCAAACGGCGCAGTATATAACCACGATGGTACCCTACAAACAGCAGAAGGAGAAATTGACAATACAACAGGTGCAATTCAATATAAAGTTGCGTTTCCTAACCCAGATAGCTTTATTAAACACGGTACTTCGGGTAGATTAATTATTTCTGACAAACAGGAAAATGCTATTTTAATTCCACAAAAATCTACATTCTCAATTCAAGACAAAACGTATGTTTTTGTTGTAGATAAAGAGAATAAAGTTAAAATGACACCTATTACCATTGGTGCAACCCTTTCGGATGCTTATATCATTACCGATGGAATCAAACCAAACGATGTAGTTATTTACGAAGGAACTCAATCTTTACGTGACGGTGATGTAATCGCTACTAGATCAATAAAATAA
- the panB gene encoding 3-methyl-2-oxobutanoate hydroxymethyltransferase: MSVAKKDYKVVTTKSLIDMKANGEKISMLTAYDYTMAKIVDSAGVDVILVGDSASNVMAGHETTLPITLDQMIYHASCVVRGAKRALVVVDLPFGTYQSDSKKALNSAIRVMKESGAHALKLEGGSEIKDGIKKILGAGIPVMGHLGLTPQSIYKFGTYTVRAKEDAEAEKLIEDAKMLERIGCFGIVLEKIPAKLAERVAKEVNIPIIGIGAGGGVDGQVLVLHDMVGMNNEFSPKFLRRYLNLYDDMSKAIGQYVDDVKTQDFPNSSEQY; this comes from the coding sequence ATGTCTGTAGCAAAAAAAGATTACAAAGTAGTGACAACAAAATCACTAATTGACATGAAAGCGAACGGAGAAAAAATCTCTATGCTAACTGCCTATGATTATACCATGGCTAAAATTGTTGACTCTGCAGGGGTTGATGTAATTTTAGTTGGAGATTCTGCAAGTAACGTAATGGCAGGTCATGAAACTACTTTGCCTATTACTCTAGATCAAATGATTTATCATGCCTCATGCGTAGTTCGCGGAGCTAAAAGAGCATTAGTTGTGGTAGATTTACCATTTGGAACATATCAATCAGATTCAAAAAAAGCTTTAAATTCTGCCATTCGCGTAATGAAAGAAAGCGGTGCTCATGCTTTAAAATTGGAAGGCGGAAGCGAGATTAAGGATGGCATTAAAAAAATATTAGGTGCTGGTATCCCAGTAATGGGACATTTAGGCTTAACCCCACAATCAATTTATAAATTTGGAACCTATACTGTAAGAGCTAAAGAAGATGCAGAGGCAGAAAAATTAATTGAAGATGCAAAAATGCTTGAACGTATTGGATGTTTTGGTATTGTTTTAGAAAAAATTCCGGCTAAACTTGCTGAACGTGTTGCTAAGGAAGTTAATATTCCAATAATCGGTATCGGTGCTGGTGGCGGTGTTGACGGACAAGTTTTGGTATTACACGATATGGTGGGTATGAATAATGAATTTAGTCCTAAGTTTTTAAGACGCTACTTAAACCTTTACGACGATATGTCTAAAGCTATTGGACAATATGTTGATGATGTTAAAACGCAAGATTTTCCAAATAGTTCCGAACAATATTAA
- a CDS encoding efflux RND transporter permease subunit, with protein MVEMFIRRKVLSLVISIFFVLLGLLAIFNLPITQFPDIVPPSVLVQAKYTGANAEVSTDAVALPLERAINGVPGMTYMSTVTSNDGVTLIQVFFEVGTDPDVAAINVQNRVTTVLDELPEEVIRAGVTAEKEVNSMLMYLNITSTNEDQDEQFIFNFTDINILQELKRIDGVGRAEIMGQKEYSMRVWLDPYKMGAYNVSADEVVQALQKQNIAAAPGKVGESSGKTSSQLQYVIKYSGKFFEPQQYEEIPIKADVDGTILKLKDIAKIEFGAMSYGMVSKTDGRPSASIMMKQRPGSNASDVIAAVKDKMAELKETSFPPGVEYSLAYDVSRFLEASISAVLVTLIEAFILVAIVVFLFLQDWRSTLIPILAVPVSLIGAFFFMQMFGFSINLLTLFAMVLAIGIVVDDAIVVVEAVHVKMAEGLNALQATLAAAKEIAGAILAITIVMAAVFIPVAFLDGPVGVFYRQFSLTLAFSIMISGINALTLTPALCAIILKPHEHKENDKKNFLDRFFERFNSGFDKLTNKYTAFLSKFSTKKSFTIGVLVLFVGLATIASKILPTGFIPLEDQGMVYVNVTTPQGATVERTEKVLDEITKITDSIDAVESITTLAGYSIVTEIAGASYGMGMINMKDFGERDISVNDLIKILNEKSKNISDAQIEYFAPPTVPGFGNTSGYELRLLDRTKGSITNTDRVNKEFIQALNEAPELQNNFSSFDATYPQYLIHIDYDMAAKKGISVDNAMSTLQTMLGSYYATNFIRFSQMYKVMVQAGPEFRENPESLLNFYLKNDKGEMVPLSTFASLERVYGPEVLTRYNMYMSAMINGEPAEGYSSGEAIAAIERVAAEKLPRGFSIEWSGMTREEILSGNQTVYIFGLVLVFVYLLLAVQYESFILPIPVLLPLPIGVFGAYLSLLLAGLDNNIYAQVAMVMLVGLLSKNAILIVEFALARQKEGLDIVSAAIEGARERLRPILMTSFAFIAGLIPLCMATGAGAVGNRSIGVAAAGGMLIGTLFGLIIIPGLYIIFAKLENKKYNETN; from the coding sequence ATGGTAGAAATGTTTATTCGACGAAAAGTACTTTCGCTCGTAATCTCAATATTTTTTGTGCTTTTGGGGCTTTTAGCTATTTTTAATCTCCCAATTACACAATTCCCAGATATTGTACCACCTTCTGTATTGGTACAAGCTAAATATACAGGTGCAAATGCCGAAGTTTCGACCGATGCAGTTGCATTACCTTTAGAACGTGCTATTAACGGTGTTCCTGGTATGACATACATGTCAACAGTAACTTCTAATGATGGAGTAACCTTAATTCAGGTTTTCTTTGAAGTAGGTACCGATCCAGACGTAGCAGCCATTAACGTACAAAACCGTGTAACCACCGTATTAGACGAATTACCGGAAGAAGTTATTCGTGCCGGGGTTACGGCAGAAAAAGAGGTAAACAGTATGTTAATGTACTTGAATATTACAAGTACGAACGAAGATCAGGACGAACAGTTTATTTTTAACTTTACAGATATCAACATTTTACAAGAATTAAAACGTATTGATGGTGTAGGTCGTGCTGAAATTATGGGGCAAAAAGAATATTCTATGCGCGTGTGGTTAGATCCTTATAAAATGGGAGCTTACAACGTATCTGCAGACGAAGTTGTTCAGGCCTTACAAAAACAAAACATTGCTGCTGCACCAGGTAAAGTTGGTGAATCATCAGGAAAAACATCAAGCCAATTACAATATGTGATTAAATATTCGGGTAAGTTTTTTGAACCTCAACAATACGAAGAAATTCCGATTAAAGCAGATGTTGATGGAACAATCTTAAAACTAAAAGATATTGCTAAAATCGAATTTGGCGCAATGAGCTACGGAATGGTTTCTAAAACAGACGGACGCCCATCAGCATCAATCATGATGAAGCAAAGACCAGGTTCTAACGCATCTGACGTAATTGCTGCTGTTAAAGATAAAATGGCTGAATTGAAAGAAACATCTTTCCCTCCAGGCGTGGAATATAGCTTAGCTTATGACGTTTCTCGTTTCTTAGAAGCATCTATTTCTGCAGTATTAGTAACTTTAATAGAAGCGTTTATTTTAGTTGCTATTGTAGTATTTTTATTCTTACAAGATTGGCGCTCAACATTAATTCCTATTTTAGCGGTACCCGTATCGTTAATCGGAGCATTTTTCTTTATGCAAATGTTTGGGTTCTCAATCAACTTATTAACCCTTTTCGCTATGGTACTAGCCATTGGAATTGTGGTCGACGACGCCATTGTTGTGGTTGAGGCCGTCCACGTTAAAATGGCCGAAGGTTTAAATGCTTTACAAGCAACATTGGCAGCAGCTAAAGAAATTGCCGGTGCAATTTTAGCCATAACCATTGTAATGGCAGCGGTATTTATTCCGGTAGCATTCTTAGATGGACCAGTTGGTGTATTTTATCGCCAATTCTCTTTAACGCTGGCTTTCAGTATCATGATTTCAGGTATTAACGCATTAACGTTAACCCCTGCCCTATGTGCTATTATTTTAAAACCGCACGAACACAAAGAAAATGACAAAAAGAATTTCTTAGACCGTTTCTTTGAACGTTTTAATAGTGGTTTTGATAAGCTTACAAACAAATACACTGCATTCCTATCTAAATTTTCAACAAAAAAATCTTTCACAATTGGTGTTTTAGTATTGTTTGTTGGTTTAGCTACCATTGCTTCAAAAATTCTTCCAACCGGATTTATTCCGTTAGAAGACCAAGGAATGGTTTATGTAAACGTAACAACACCACAAGGAGCTACTGTTGAAAGAACCGAAAAAGTTTTAGATGAAATTACGAAAATAACCGATTCTATTGATGCGGTAGAAAGTATTACAACTTTAGCAGGTTACAGCATTGTAACAGAAATTGCTGGTGCATCATACGGTATGGGAATGATTAACATGAAAGATTTTGGGGAACGCGATATAAGCGTGAACGATTTAATTAAAATCTTAAATGAAAAATCAAAAAATATTTCTGACGCTCAAATTGAATATTTTGCTCCACCAACAGTACCTGGTTTTGGTAACACCAGTGGATATGAATTACGTTTATTAGACCGTACTAAAGGAAGTATTACTAATACCGACCGAGTAAATAAAGAATTTATTCAGGCTTTAAATGAAGCGCCAGAATTACAAAACAACTTTTCATCTTTTGATGCAACGTATCCGCAATATTTAATACATATTGATTACGATATGGCTGCGAAAAAAGGAATTTCTGTTGATAATGCCATGTCAACCTTACAAACCATGTTAGGTTCTTACTACGCAACAAACTTTATTCGTTTCTCGCAAATGTATAAAGTTATGGTACAAGCAGGTCCTGAGTTCAGAGAAAATCCAGAAAGCTTACTAAACTTTTATTTAAAAAATGACAAAGGTGAAATGGTACCTTTATCAACTTTTGCAAGTTTAGAACGTGTTTATGGACCTGAGGTTTTAACGCGTTACAACATGTATATGTCAGCCATGATTAATGGTGAACCGGCAGAAGGTTACAGTTCGGGTGAAGCTATTGCTGCTATTGAGCGAGTAGCTGCCGAAAAATTACCTCGCGGATTTAGTATAGAATGGTCAGGAATGACACGTGAAGAAATTTTATCAGGTAACCAAACCGTTTATATTTTCGGGTTAGTATTGGTATTTGTTTACTTATTATTAGCAGTACAATACGAAAGTTTTATTTTACCAATTCCGGTATTATTACCATTACCAATTGGAGTATTTGGTGCTTATTTATCTTTATTATTGGCTGGGTTAGACAACAACATTTACGCACAAGTTGCCATGGTTATGCTCGTTGGGTTGCTCTCTAAAAACGCCATTTTGATTGTAGAATTTGCTTTAGCAAGACAAAAAGAAGGTTTAGATATTGTTTCTGCTGCGATTGAAGGAGCACGCGAACGTTTACGTCCGATTTTAATGACATCCTTTGCTTTCATTGCCGGATTAATTCCGTTATGTATGGCAACAGGTGCAGGCGCTGTTGGTAACCGTTCCATCGGTGTTGCGGCAGCAGGTGGAATGTTAATCGGAACATTATTTGGATTGATTATAATTCCAGGATTATATATCATTTTTGCTAAACTTGAAAATAAAAAATACAATGAAACAAACTAG
- a CDS encoding efflux RND transporter periplasmic adaptor subunit, producing MIKKTFVLITLFGTLTFVSCNKTAEQPQPAPLALQAITVTQAPAQVNLEFPTKIEGLKNIEIRPKANGFIKEIYVDEGQSVKKGQLLFKLETDVLTQDASAAKAAIEAAQVEVDRLTPLVEKGIVGSVLLEAAKARLAQTKATYSGIVANINYANVVAPTDGVIGALPYKPGALVSSTINPPLTTISDTKQVRAYFNLNEKQMIAFAKNVPGASTPEKIKNAPAVQLRLVDNSIFSESGKIAAIEGLIDANTGTTRLRADFNNPDAILRSGSSGTIIFPVSYENVLVIPQKAVLDLQGKNLVYVVDKDGIAQSRTVEILNQTDREYIIASGLEVGDVIVTEGLAKVRDGQPVTVTLSSKNDN from the coding sequence ATGATAAAAAAAACATTTGTACTTATCACTTTATTTGGTACGTTAACTTTTGTATCATGTAATAAAACAGCAGAACAACCACAACCTGCTCCATTAGCATTACAAGCTATAACTGTAACCCAAGCACCCGCTCAGGTTAATTTAGAATTCCCAACTAAAATTGAAGGTTTAAAAAACATTGAAATTAGACCTAAAGCTAACGGATTCATTAAAGAAATTTATGTTGATGAAGGACAAAGCGTAAAAAAAGGCCAACTTTTATTTAAATTAGAAACTGACGTATTAACACAAGATGCATCTGCCGCAAAAGCTGCTATTGAAGCTGCTCAGGTTGAAGTAGACCGTTTAACTCCGTTAGTAGAAAAAGGAATTGTTGGTAGCGTTTTACTAGAAGCTGCAAAAGCACGTTTAGCGCAAACCAAAGCAACATATAGCGGAATTGTAGCCAATATAAACTATGCAAACGTAGTTGCACCAACCGATGGTGTTATTGGTGCATTACCATATAAACCAGGAGCATTAGTTAGTTCTACTATTAATCCGCCTTTAACCACTATTTCAGATACCAAACAAGTTCGCGCTTATTTTAATCTAAATGAAAAGCAAATGATTGCATTTGCTAAAAACGTTCCGGGTGCATCAACACCAGAAAAAATTAAAAATGCACCAGCTGTACAATTAAGATTGGTTGACAATAGCATTTTTTCTGAATCAGGTAAAATTGCTGCAATTGAAGGTTTAATTGATGCAAATACGGGTACTACGCGTTTACGTGCCGATTTTAATAATCCGGATGCTATTTTACGTTCAGGATCAAGCGGAACTATTATTTTTCCGGTAAGCTATGAAAACGTATTAGTAATTCCACAAAAAGCGGTGTTAGACTTACAAGGTAAAAATTTAGTTTATGTTGTAGATAAAGATGGTATTGCACAATCTCGCACAGTAGAAATTTTAAATCAAACAGATCGTGAATATATTATTGCTTCTGGTTTAGAAGTAGGAGATGTAATTGTTACGGAAGGATTAGCAAAAGTTAGAGACGGGCAACCGGTTACTGTAACACTTTCTTCTAAAAACGATAATTAA
- a CDS encoding L-serine ammonia-lyase — MECISVFDMLKIGIGPSSSHTLGPWRAAEVFIRELRERDLLTKTNKIQIDLYGSLSLTGIGHATDLAVMLGLSGADPEYIPVESIDIIISAIKTKKELYLGNDHIVSFDPETDIIFNKNFLPFHANGLRFTAYTTGEIYESYFYSIGGGFVIKEDQDNSASNSAAKREFPYPIDKADELLKYCLSNNKKVSEIVYENELSLRSAEEIDKELMRVWNTMLECIYIGCHTEGTLPGGLNVRRRAYDMHKSLIGVLPYDGMKDWVHTIRKTEVKFRQILKWVSCFALAVNEVNASLGRVVTAPTNGSAGVIPAVLMYYLVIENHQATEKEIKQFLLVAGEIGSIFKKGATISAAMGGCQAEIGVSSAMAAAALCELMGGCPEQVLIAAEIAMEHHLGLTCDPIGGLVQIPCIERNTMGAIKAINAAELALETDPRNAKVPLDKVVNTMWMTAKDMNNKYKETSEGGLAVAVNLSDC; from the coding sequence ATGGAATGCATCTCTGTTTTTGATATGCTTAAAATTGGCATAGGTCCATCTAGTTCTCATACTTTAGGCCCGTGGAGAGCAGCTGAAGTTTTTATTCGTGAACTAAGAGAACGCGATTTGTTAACTAAAACTAACAAAATTCAAATCGATTTATACGGTTCTCTTTCTTTAACAGGAATTGGTCACGCTACCGATTTAGCTGTTATGCTGGGATTAAGCGGTGCTGATCCGGAATATATTCCGGTAGAAAGCATTGATATAATCATATCAGCCATTAAAACAAAAAAAGAATTATACCTAGGTAACGATCATATTGTAAGTTTTGATCCCGAAACCGATATTATTTTTAATAAAAACTTTTTACCATTTCATGCCAACGGATTGCGCTTTACTGCATATACCACAGGCGAAATTTACGAATCGTATTTTTACAGTATTGGCGGTGGATTTGTTATTAAAGAAGATCAAGACAACTCAGCATCTAATTCGGCTGCTAAAAGAGAATTTCCTTATCCAATTGACAAGGCAGACGAACTATTAAAATACTGTTTATCAAACAACAAAAAAGTTTCTGAAATTGTATACGAAAATGAACTTTCATTGCGTAGCGCTGAGGAAATTGATAAAGAATTAATGCGCGTGTGGAATACCATGTTAGAATGTATTTACATTGGTTGCCACACCGAAGGAACCTTACCAGGCGGATTAAATGTTAGACGCCGTGCGTACGACATGCACAAATCGTTAATTGGTGTTTTACCATATGACGGCATGAAAGATTGGGTACATACCATTAGAAAAACTGAAGTTAAGTTTAGACAAATTTTAAAATGGGTAAGCTGTTTTGCTTTAGCAGTAAACGAGGTAAACGCATCTTTAGGACGTGTGGTAACAGCTCCAACAAATGGTAGTGCGGGTGTTATTCCTGCGGTATTGATGTATTATTTAGTAATCGAAAATCATCAAGCAACCGAAAAAGAAATAAAACAGTTTTTATTAGTTGCTGGCGAAATTGGCAGTATCTTTAAAAAAGGAGCAACTATTTCTGCAGCTATGGGTGGTTGTCAAGCCGAAATTGGCGTTTCTTCTGCTATGGCAGCAGCAGCACTTTGCGAATTAATGGGTGGTTGTCCGGAGCAAGTTTTAATTGCTGCCGAAATTGCTATGGAGCATCATTTAGGTTTAACTTGTGATCCAATCGGTGGTTTAGTACAAATTCCTTGTATTGAGCGCAATACCATGGGCGCTATAAAAGCTATAAATGCGGCAGAATTAGCCTTAGAAACAGATCCGAGAAATGCAAAAGTTCCTTTAGATAAGGTAGTAAATACCATGTGGATGACAGCCAAGGATATGAACAATAAATACAAAGAAACATCAGAAGGTGGATTGGCTGTGGCCGTTAATCTTTCCGACTGTTAA
- a CDS encoding efflux transporter outer membrane subunit — protein MNKNITRISVVVGASFLMQSCLVAKKYERPNLKAEENFRTEVVEKDTTSIAKIEWNKVFTDQYLQNYIQQGLENNYDIQIAAQNIAAAEASMKRGKAGYFPTINASATWTHQEISKNSQFGGLFSQLDQYQLSPSLSWEADIWGKIRSNKRATAATYLQSVATNKALQAQIIGSIASVYYQLLSFDAQLKVAEAALKNREKSVEVIKSLKEGGTVNEVGVKQTESQMLATKVTIEDIKYNIGVLENSLSILIGNAPKSIERASLADQKIDIDISTGVPSTLLANRADLIAAEYNLMSTFEQTNVARANFYPSFTINATSGFQALETKDLFNANSLFANIVTGLTAPILNGRAIKTNFEVAKANQQKAFLQYEKQYLVAIQEVSNAFANYENETKKIKIREQQVDLLQKAVEYSDELLVYGMVNYLDVITASDSALNAELSLIDNKYKQLNAIITLYRSLGGGWQ, from the coding sequence ATGAATAAAAATATTACTAGAATATCGGTTGTTGTTGGGGCAAGCTTTTTAATGCAATCTTGTTTAGTTGCTAAAAAATACGAACGCCCTAACTTAAAAGCTGAAGAAAATTTCAGAACCGAAGTTGTTGAAAAAGATACCACATCAATCGCAAAAATTGAGTGGAATAAAGTTTTTACAGATCAATATTTACAAAACTACATCCAACAAGGATTAGAAAATAATTACGACATTCAAATTGCTGCTCAAAACATTGCTGCTGCCGAGGCATCAATGAAACGTGGTAAAGCCGGATATTTCCCAACCATTAATGCATCTGCAACATGGACGCATCAGGAAATTTCTAAAAATTCTCAATTTGGGGGTTTGTTTTCTCAATTAGATCAATATCAATTATCTCCTTCCCTATCTTGGGAAGCAGATATTTGGGGTAAAATCAGAAGCAATAAAAGAGCCACAGCTGCCACGTATTTACAAAGCGTAGCAACAAACAAAGCTTTACAAGCACAAATTATTGGTTCTATTGCATCGGTTTACTACCAATTATTATCTTTTGATGCGCAATTAAAAGTTGCTGAAGCAGCTTTAAAAAACCGCGAAAAAAGTGTTGAAGTAATTAAATCTTTAAAAGAAGGCGGTACGGTAAATGAAGTTGGGGTGAAACAAACCGAATCTCAGATGCTAGCTACCAAAGTTACGATTGAAGATATTAAATACAACATTGGTGTTTTAGAAAACAGTTTAAGCATTTTAATTGGTAACGCGCCAAAAAGTATTGAACGTGCTAGCTTAGCAGATCAAAAAATTGATATTGATATTTCTACAGGAGTTCCATCAACTTTATTAGCTAACAGAGCTGATTTAATTGCTGCTGAATACAATTTAATGAGCACGTTTGAGCAAACTAACGTTGCTAGAGCTAATTTTTATCCGTCGTTTACAATCAATGCAACGTCAGGTTTTCAAGCTTTAGAAACTAAAGATTTGTTTAACGCAAATTCTTTGTTTGCTAACATTGTAACGGGTTTAACAGCCCCTATTTTAAACGGTCGTGCAATTAAAACCAATTTCGAGGTTGCTAAAGCAAACCAACAAAAAGCATTTTTACAATATGAAAAGCAATATTTAGTTGCTATTCAAGAAGTTTCTAATGCTTTTGCTAATTACGAAAACGAAACTAAAAAAATCAAAATTCGCGAGCAACAAGTTGATTTGTTACAAAAAGCAGTTGAATATTCTGACGAACTTTTAGTTTACGGTATGGTAAATTATTTAGATGTTATTACGGCAAGCGATAGCGCATTAAACGCAGAGCTTTCTTTAATAGATAACAAATACAAACAGCTTAATGCAATTATTACTTTATACCGATCACTTGGTGGCGGTTGGCAGTAA